Within the Pirellulales bacterium genome, the region AGTTGGCATCAAGTGCTCGGCATAAAGGCAGACGGCGAACCGGGTGAGGTGCTGGATTTTGTTGCGGCTTTGATACGGCGTACGATCGACGACTACCCTATTGATCCGGACCACGTTACATTAGCCGGTTTGTCGTCAGGAGGTACCGCGTGCTGGGAGCTCGCCGCGAGGAATCCAGGCCTATTCGCTGCCATAGCGCCACTTGCGTCGAGTGGTTCGCCAGTTGAAGGCATCGAGCAGCACATAGACATCCCGGTTTGGGCCTTCCATTCCATTCATGACACAAATCTTGAGGCAAGAATCAAGGAAACTGTCAACCGTTTGCAGAAGGCCGAGAAGCTCGTGCATCTTTCTACCGTTGATGGCGACGGCCATAATTGCTGGTCGATGGCATTTGAGGAATATCACTTACTTGACTGGCTGCTTGCAGCGCGTCGCGGACATTCCTCGCCATTGCCGGGATCGATATCATTGAAAAACCGCTCACGGAATCTTCTCAAAAGTTGGGAGCCGTGGCAACTTGTACTTACAGTTTTCGTTCCACTCATGATGGCGATCGCCACTTGGTCAGCCCTGCGCAGCAGAACGCGAATGGCTGTCGCTTCGTCAACCGCGGCGCCAGAAGACTAGGCCGCTAAGCGCTATGACGATCGCTATTTCCGCAGCCACCCAGTTGCCCCAAGTCCAACCCCTGATATCGATCACAGCGAGCGTCTTTGAGGCTGCCGGCGGATAAAGCTGGAGAGCTAGAGCGATACCGCCGACCAAAAGTAGGCTTTCCAGCCATGAAATTCTGCGAGGGCCTTGATTTGCAGCGTTTTCCTCGTCGGGCTTAGCTGCATCGAATTGCCGCTCGATCGGCGGCAGCAAAACTTGGGTAGCCTTCGGCTCAATTACGGGCTCTGCTTCGACTGGAGCGACTGGCTCGCCCGCCTTAGATTCTGGCAACCCTCGTCGAAACAAATTCATGGGTGACCAGCGCGTGCCGACGTTTTTGGCATCCGCATTGGGCGAATCGACGGTTACCTCATGCCGGAGCACTCGTGCAGACTCTATGGTTTCGATATCGGGCGTTTCGGCCAGCCCAAGCTCCACCAGGCTTGGTTTTGATCGGCTTTCGCTCGGGGCGCCCAAGACGGACAAGATCAGCGATTCCAACTCATCGGCTGTTGTCGGTCCTGGTCCGGTAGGACGCTCGGCAGTGTCTCCAGGAGCGGCAGCATTCCATTTCTTGAGAATGGCGCCGATCGTTTGCCACTCAGAGAAGTCATCGCGTCGAACGCGGTCGCTCGGCATGAGTTTGCGCTCTCGGATCATTTTTGCGACATCCGCAAGCGAGAGCGGCCCCAGCGTCTGGCCGATGACTTCGATGAGCCATTCGTCCTTTGGCGCAACCTGGAAGAGCCCCTCGACGGAATCAGCGGGGCGCCATACCGAGCTTTCGTCGCGAACAAAATCAGTCGCAACCAGTGCCCCATTGCGAGCCGTATTCACAAGATCGTCAAAAGAGAGGGGACCGAATTCCTGACCAAGCGATTTAAACCACCACTGCGTGCTCATCACTCCACCTCCTGGTACGATTCACAGCACTGGCAAACAGTGTCATTTTGGCACTGGCGTGAACCGATAGCAAGATTCCATAGAAATTAGATGAAAACACTCTCGGAAGAAAGGTTTCGTTCGCAGGGACACACTAAGATGGTTTGTCCCATTCATAGTAAAGGAAGACGTCGGCTGCAAACGCCAACGCGAGGG harbors:
- a CDS encoding PHB depolymerase family esterase, which gives rise to MLEAHDFEIPQVNAEPGRLPYRLFVPADQMQARPLVVWLHGLGESGHDNVHQLRWTDTLVFQPPHECARYPFFFLVPQCPRQDESWHQVLGIKADGEPGEVLDFVAALIRRTIDDYPIDPDHVTLAGLSSGGTACWELAARNPGLFAAIAPLASSGSPVEGIEQHIDIPVWAFHSIHDTNLEARIKETVNRLQKAEKLVHLSTVDGDGHNCWSMAFEEYHLLDWLLAARRGHSSPLPGSISLKNRSRNLLKSWEPWQLVLTVFVPLMMAIATWSALRSRTRMAVASSTAAPED
- a CDS encoding GYF domain-containing protein, whose translation is MSTQWWFKSLGQEFGPLSFDDLVNTARNGALVATDFVRDESSVWRPADSVEGLFQVAPKDEWLIEVIGQTLGPLSLADVAKMIRERKLMPSDRVRRDDFSEWQTIGAILKKWNAAAPGDTAERPTGPGPTTADELESLILSVLGAPSESRSKPSLVELGLAETPDIETIESARVLRHEVTVDSPNADAKNVGTRWSPMNLFRRGLPESKAGEPVAPVEAEPVIEPKATQVLLPPIERQFDAAKPDEENAANQGPRRISWLESLLLVGGIALALQLYPPAASKTLAVIDIRGWTWGNWVAAEIAIVIALSGLVFWRRG